The stretch of DNA CGGAGAAACAGCCAGACAGCAGAATACACCATTGAAGCCAGAATAAACCAAAGCCAGGGAAAAGTATTTAACACATCTGCTCCGGAGACACGCGTATCTTGCACCCGCATTCCGGACTGGATGAATGCACCCACCCCTATCAGCAGCAGATTCATCAGTAAAGCAGCATGCACGGCAAAGCTATTCTTGTCTGGCAACAAGAGCAGAGCAGGTATTGCCATAGCCAGAGGAACCAGATACAGTTGCAGCAGCATTTTTCTTCTTCCCCCGGAGCCGTGAATGAATGAATAGGAAAAGGAAAATTTCAGAAAAGCAGGAACGATCTTATGTCCTACCAGCAAGGAGGCGCCCCCCGAAAGTGCAGCCAATGGGGTCATCAGCAAGGTATTCAACCGCCACCAGGTGCCCACAATGGCAAAGCCCTGATAGAGGGGAGAATGGTATTGCCCCACTCCAAAAGGGCTGAACAGCAGAAAGCCTAAAAACACATTCAGGTTACAAATACCCAACCATAGCACAAAAAGCCGGGACAGATGTATTTGCCCCTTTAACGAATTAAATAAATCCAGAAAAAACAGACCGGCAATGAAACAGGCCAGAGGTCCGGCAGAAAAAATCAGAGTAACCCGCATGACGCTCCATTGCCGGTAATCAAAGGGAAGATTATCCAGCCGGTTGTAGTTTATTATCGGCTCATAACCGAAAAGCAGACACAATACTCCGGTTACATATTGCTGGAGGGCATAGGCAATGATATAAGCCGGTATAAGCAATGCAGCGGAAGTAAGCGCTCTTCTGAGCTGATCAAAAGGCGAGTTTCTTTTCTTTCTCTTCAGGTCATTGGTGCGTGTGCCGCCTTCCGGAAATGGAAAAGATTGATCCCCGGGCATGCTCTTTTCATGAAGAGAGTTCATACTATAACACTGAGCCCGCTGCTGACAGAGACTTATTTTATTTCACTGCCCTCCTGTGCTTCTTCTGCCGGAGAAACAAAAGCCAGGCGACCGTCTTTATTTTCGGCCAGCAGAATCATACCATGCGACTCAATGCCCCTTATTTTTTTAGGAGCCAGATTAGCCACTACGCTCACTTTTTTTCCAATGATATCTTCGGGATGAAAATACGGAGCTATTCCCGAAACAATGGTGCGCTGTTCATTGCCCAGATCAACCAGCAGCCGGAGTAACTTATCAGCTTTTTCCACCTTTTCGGCTGAGAGAATTTTTCCTACGCGCAGGTCCAGCTTTGCGAAATCGTCATAGCTGATAAGCGGCTTTCGCTTCTCAGCCTCTGAGGCAGCAGCTTTCGGCTGTGCATTGCCGTAAAGTTTTTGGGTTTGACGCACGACAAATTGGTCTTCAATTTTTTCAAAAAGCAATTCCGCAGCGCCCAACCGATGACCCGCTGTGAGCAGATTCAGCCTGCCGATATTTTCCCACCTGAGCACGGAAATATCCAGATTCAGCATCTTCAGGATTGTGCGTGCAGTGAAAGGCAGAAAAGGCTCAATCAGTATGGCGATGTTGGCAATCAGTTGCAAACAATCGTGCAATACGATACCGGCCTGCTGTGGATGGGTTTTTATGAGTTTCCAGGGTTCGTTTTCGGTGAGCAGTTTGTTTCCATGCCTGACCACCTGCATTACCTCCTGCAGCGCTTCTCTGAAGCGGAAGTGCTCCAGTGATTCTTCAACACGTGTTTGTTGTTGCAACAGCAGCTGTTTGAGCTCGTCACACGCATCAGCGGGTGGCACTCTGTTTTCAAAAAATTTTCCGGTAAGCACCATCACCCGATTTACGAAGTTACCGAGAATGGCTACCAGCTCATTATTGTTTCTTGCCTGATAATCCTTCCAGGTGAATTCGCTGTCTTTGGTTTCAGGCATAATGGAGCACAACACATAGCGCAATACGTCCTCTTTACCCGGATTTTCATCCAGATATTCGTGAAGCCAGACTGCCCAGTTGCGGGAGGTAGATAATTTATTTCCTTCCAAATTCAAAAACTCATTAGCGGGGACATCGTCCGGCAGAATATATTCCCCATGAGCTTTTAGCATGGCCGGAAAGATGATACAATGAAACACAATATTATCCTTACCGATAAAATGTATCAGGCGGGTATCGGGGTGTTTCCAATATTTTTCCCAGTCATCGGTAAGGGCCCGCGTTGCAGAAATATAGCCGATGGGGGCATCAAACCACACATACAAAACCTTTCCTTTTGCCTGTGGCAGGGGAACAGATACACCCCAGTCTAGGTCGCGGGTGATAGCGCGCGGCTGCAAGCCTTGATCCAGCCAGGAGCGACACTGGCCGTAAACATTGGGCTTCCAGTGGTCCTTCCGGCCTTCAATCCACGCTTCCAGCCATTGTTTTTGATACTTATCCAGCGGAAGAAACCAATGCACGGTTTTGCGTTTCACCGGAGGCTTCCCCGATAGCATAGACCTTGGATGAAGCAGCTCATCAGGGCTCAGGCTTTTACCGCATTTTTCACACTGGTCGCCATATGCCCGTTCATTGCCACAATTAGGGCATGTGCCTTCAATGTAGCGATCGGCAAGAAATTGTTTCGCCTCTTCATCATAAAACTGATCGGTTTCCAATTCCATTAATTCGCCCTTGTCGTAAAGTCTTTTAAAAAAAGCAGAGGCTGTTTCATGATGCAGAGGGTCTGAGGTTCGGTGGAATATGTCAAAGCTGATTCCAAAGCGTGCAAAAGTTGTGCTGTTGAGATGATGATAGGTATCTACAACCTGCTGAGGTGTGCGATGTTCTTTTAAGGCACGGAGGGTGATGGGGATGCCATGTTCATCTGAGCCGCACACAAATTTTACATCTTCACCCTTAAGGCGCAGATAACGCACAAAAATATCGGCCGGAAGGTAGGCTCCGGCTATATGTCCGATATGCAAAGGGCCGTTTGCATATGGCAGGGCTGCCGTTATTAAGTATCGCTTTGGCTTATTCAAGAGGCGGTTTATTTTTGAATGCACGACAAAGATAGAAAGGATACCGCACCCTTGAGTTTATCCGTTTTTTGCGGGAATATCCGAATGCATGAAGTATGAAAATACCACCACCGCTTCAGCCGGGCGACAAGGTAGCATTGGTCAGTCCGGCCCGAAAAATCAGCCGTAGCGAAATCGCTTTTGCCCTGCAAACCCTGAAAGCATGGAAACTGAAAACCATGTTGGGTAAAACCATAGGGAAATCCTATAACCAGTTTGCCGGGGATGATTCTTTGCGGGCAGCTGATTTTCAGCGCATGCTGGACGATGATTCCGTACGTGCCATCTTTTGCGCCCGCGGTGGCTATGGCACTGTGCGCATCATTGACCGGCTGGACTTTACCCGTTTCCTGCAAAAACCCAAATGGATTATCGGCTTCAGTGATATTACTGTGCTGCATGCTCATGTGCATCAGTGCCTGCATATCGCAACCCTGCACGCCTCTATGCCGGTGAGCTTCAGCCAAAATACCCGCTCTGCACTGAACAACCTCCGGATGATACTTTTCGGCCAAACACCGCATTACCAAATACAACCACATCCGCTCAACGTAAAGGGATCTGCTTCCGGTATCCTCATAGGCGGTAATCTTTCTGTGCTCTACAGTCTTGCCGGCTCCGTTTCTGACCCCGACACACGTGGGAAAATTTTATTCCTGGAAGACATAGACGAATATCTCTATCACATTGACCGCATGCTCATGCAACTAAAACGTAGCGGCAAGCTGGAAAAACTGGCCGGCATGATTATTGGCGGCTTCACGAAAATGAAAGACAATAAGATTCCCTACGGAAATAACGCCTACGAAATTATTCACGAACACATCAGAGATTACGATTTTCCGGTTGTATTTGGTTTTCCGGCAGGTCACCTCCGCAATAACTGCCCGATAATATTCGGTGCCACCGTCCAATTGCAGGCAACCAGGAAGGCTGCCCTTATTAGTTTTACCTGAATGGCAGGCTATTTTACTCGGGAGCGTTTGCTGGAGGCTGTGGCTGTTATATGCAGTATCCTCTACACGGTGCTGATTACCTATGAAATCATCTGGTGCTGGTCGTTTGCCATCATTGCTTCCATTCTTTTCATTTATCTGGTGTACCGTAAAAAACTACTGGCAGAGACTGTTCTGCATATCTTCTATCTGCTGGCTGCCGTTTACGGCTGGGTAACATGGGGCTCGGCTGACGGAGGCAGCATCCAATCGTGGGGAATAAAAAACAATCTGCTTGTGCTAGGCTGCGGTTTCCTGTTGACCGGCATAACAGGATTTACTCTCAAGCGCTACTCCCCTGCCGCGCTGCCCTATGTTGATGCATTTACTACCGTATTCAGCATCTTAGCAACCTATATGATGGCACATCGCATACTGGAAAATTGGCTCTACTGGATAGTTATTGACAGCATATCTGTTTTTATGTATGCCAGGCGCGACCTGCATCTGGGCGCTCTGCTGTATGTCATTTACACTATACTGGCAGTGAATGGTTATCTGCAATGGCTGCGCTGAAAAAAATTGCTATCGTGGGCCCTGAGTCATCGGGAAAAACCTTTCTTGCCCAAGCTCTGGCTGCGCATTACAGCTGCCCATGGGTTCCTGAATATGCCCGCACATACTTAACACCCGGCAAGCCATACACAGC from Chitinophagales bacterium encodes:
- the metG gene encoding methionine--tRNA ligase, translated to MNKPKRYLITAALPYANGPLHIGHIAGAYLPADIFVRYLRLKGEDVKFVCGSDEHGIPITLRALKEHRTPQQVVDTYHHLNSTTFARFGISFDIFHRTSDPLHHETASAFFKRLYDKGELMELETDQFYDEEAKQFLADRYIEGTCPNCGNERAYGDQCEKCGKSLSPDELLHPRSMLSGKPPVKRKTVHWFLPLDKYQKQWLEAWIEGRKDHWKPNVYGQCRSWLDQGLQPRAITRDLDWGVSVPLPQAKGKVLYVWFDAPIGYISATRALTDDWEKYWKHPDTRLIHFIGKDNIVFHCIIFPAMLKAHGEYILPDDVPANEFLNLEGNKLSTSRNWAVWLHEYLDENPGKEDVLRYVLCSIMPETKDSEFTWKDYQARNNNELVAILGNFVNRVMVLTGKFFENRVPPADACDELKQLLLQQQTRVEESLEHFRFREALQEVMQVVRHGNKLLTENEPWKLIKTHPQQAGIVLHDCLQLIANIAILIEPFLPFTARTILKMLNLDISVLRWENIGRLNLLTAGHRLGAAELLFEKIEDQFVVRQTQKLYGNAQPKAAASEAEKRKPLISYDDFAKLDLRVGKILSAEKVEKADKLLRLLVDLGNEQRTIVSGIAPYFHPEDIIGKKVSVVANLAPKKIRGIESHGMILLAENKDGRLAFVSPAEEAQEGSEIK
- a CDS encoding peptidase S66; translated protein: MKIPPPLQPGDKVALVSPARKISRSEIAFALQTLKAWKLKTMLGKTIGKSYNQFAGDDSLRAADFQRMLDDDSVRAIFCARGGYGTVRIIDRLDFTRFLQKPKWIIGFSDITVLHAHVHQCLHIATLHASMPVSFSQNTRSALNNLRMILFGQTPHYQIQPHPLNVKGSASGILIGGNLSVLYSLAGSVSDPDTRGKILFLEDIDEYLYHIDRMLMQLKRSGKLEKLAGMIIGGFTKMKDNKIPYGNNAYEIIHEHIRDYDFPVVFGFPAGHLRNNCPIIFGATVQLQATRKAALISFT
- the pnuT gene encoding nicotinamide mononucleotide transporter, whose product is MAGYFTRERLLEAVAVICSILYTVLITYEIIWCWSFAIIASILFIYLVYRKKLLAETVLHIFYLLAAVYGWVTWGSADGGSIQSWGIKNNLLVLGCGFLLTGITGFTLKRYSPAALPYVDAFTTVFSILATYMMAHRILENWLYWIVIDSISVFMYARRDLHLGALLYVIYTILAVNGYLQWLR